A portion of the Salvelinus fontinalis isolate EN_2023a chromosome 32, ASM2944872v1, whole genome shotgun sequence genome contains these proteins:
- the LOC129830735 gene encoding uncharacterized protein LOC129830735 isoform X2: MSLYIHLSIPPPLHLQVSLYTSVHPSTPPSSCLSIYICPSLHPSIFRSLYTSVHPSTPPSIYICPSLHPSIFMSLYTSLHLQVSLYTSVHPSTPPSSGLSIYIPPSSCLSIYICPSLHPSIFRSLYTSVHPSTPPSIYICPSLHPSIYIHLSIPPPLHLYTSVHPSTPPSIYICPSLHPSIYIHLSIPPSSGLYIHLSIPPPLHLQVSIYICPSLHPSIYIHLSIPPPLHLHVSLYTSVHPSTPPSSCLSIYICPSLHLQVSLYTSVHPSTPPSSGLSIYICPSLHPSIFRSLYTSVHPSTPPSIYICPSLHPSIFRSLYTSVHPSTPPSIYICPSLHPSIYIHLSIPPPLHLHVSIYTPPSSGLSIYVRPSTSLASTLISKYQNPPL; this comes from the exons atgtctctctatatacatctgtccatccctccacccctccatcttcaG GTCTCTCTATATACATCtgtccacccctccacccctccatcttcatgtctctctatatacatctgtccatccctccacccctccatcttcaGGTCTCTATATACAtctgtccatccctccacccctccatctatatacatctgtccatccctccacccctccatcttcatgtctctatatacatccctccatcttcagGTCTCTCTATATACAtctgtccatccctccacccctccatcttcaGGTCTCTCTATATACAt ccctccatcttcatgtctctctatatacatctgtccatccctccacccctccatcttcaGGTCTCTATATACAtctgtccatccctccacccctccatctatatacatctgtccatccctccacccctccatctatatacatctgtccatccctccacccctccatctatatacatctgtccatccctccacccctccatctatatacatctgtccatccctccacccctccatctatatacatctgtccatccctccatcttcagGTCTCTATATACAtctgtccatccctccacccctccatcttcaGGTCTCTATATACAtctgtccatccctccacccctccatctatatacatctgtccatccctccacccctccatcttcatgtctctctatatacatctgtccatccctccacccctccatcttcatgtctctctatatacatctgtccatccctccatcttcagGTCTCTCTATATACATCtgtccacccctccacccctccatcttcaGGTCTCTCTATATACAtctgtccatccctccacccctccatcttcaGGTCTCTATATACAtctgtccatccctccacccctccatctatatacatctgtccatccctccacccctccatcttcaGGTCTCTATATACAtctgtccatccctccacccctccatctatatacatctgtccatccctccacccctccatctatatacatctgtccatccctccacccctccatcttcaTGTCTCTATATACACCCCTCCATCTTCAGGTCTCTCAATATACGTccgtccctccacctctctcgccAGCACTCTTATCTCAAAATACCAGAatcctcctctctaa
- the LOC129830735 gene encoding uncharacterized protein LOC129830735 isoform X1, whose protein sequence is MHPSTPPSSCLSIYICPSLHPSIFRSLYTSVHPSTPPSIYICPSLHLQVSLYTSVHPSTPPSSCLSIYICPSLHPSIFRSLYTSVHPSTPPSIYICPSLHPSIFMSLYTSLHLQVSLYTSVHPSTPPSSGLSIYIPPSSCLSIYICPSLHPSIFRSLYTSVHPSTPPSIYICPSLHPSIYIHLSIPPPLHLYTSVHPSTPPSIYICPSLHPSIYIHLSIPPSSGLYIHLSIPPPLHLQVSIYICPSLHPSIYIHLSIPPPLHLHVSLYTSVHPSTPPSSCLSIYICPSLHLQVSLYTSVHPSTPPSSGLSIYICPSLHPSIFRSLYTSVHPSTPPSIYICPSLHPSIFRSLYTSVHPSTPPSIYICPSLHPSIYIHLSIPPPLHLHVSIYTPPSSGLSIYVRPSTSLASTLISKYQNPPL, encoded by the exons AtgcatccctccacccctccgtcttcatgtctctctatatacatctgtccatccctccacccctccatcttcaGGTCTCTATATACAtctgtccatccctccacccctccatctatatacatctgtccatccctccatcttcagGTCTCTCTATATACATCtgtccacccctccacccctccatcttcatgtctctctatatacatctgtccatccctccacccctccatcttcaGGTCTCTATATACAtctgtccatccctccacccctccatctatatacatctgtccatccctccacccctccatcttcatgtctctatatacatccctccatcttcagGTCTCTCTATATACAtctgtccatccctccacccctccatcttcaGGTCTCTCTATATACAt ccctccatcttcatgtctctctatatacatctgtccatccctccacccctccatcttcaGGTCTCTATATACAtctgtccatccctccacccctccatctatatacatctgtccatccctccacccctccatctatatacatctgtccatccctccacccctccatctatatacatctgtccatccctccacccctccatctatatacatctgtccatccctccacccctccatctatatacatctgtccatccctccatcttcagGTCTCTATATACAtctgtccatccctccacccctccatcttcaGGTCTCTATATACAtctgtccatccctccacccctccatctatatacatctgtccatccctccacccctccatcttcatgtctctctatatacatctgtccatccctccacccctccatcttcatgtctctctatatacatctgtccatccctccatcttcagGTCTCTCTATATACATCtgtccacccctccacccctccatcttcaGGTCTCTCTATATACAtctgtccatccctccacccctccatcttcaGGTCTCTATATACAtctgtccatccctccacccctccatctatatacatctgtccatccctccacccctccatcttcaGGTCTCTATATACAtctgtccatccctccacccctccatctatatacatctgtccatccctccacccctccatctatatacatctgtccatccctccacccctccatcttcaTGTCTCTATATACACCCCTCCATCTTCAGGTCTCTCAATATACGTccgtccctccacctctctcgccAGCACTCTTATCTCAAAATACCAGAatcctcctctctaa